The Fusobacterium pseudoperiodonticum DNA window AATTCCTCCACAAAGAACAGCTTGTTCTCCAAATAAGTCAGTTTCAGTTTCTTGTTTAAATGTAGTTTCAAGAATTCCTGATCTTCCTCCACCGATACCAGATGCCCAAGCAAGAGCAACATCTTTTGCATCTCCACTAGGATCTTGATATACAGCTATTAGACAAGGTACTCCACTTCCTTCTTGGAAAGTTCTTCTTACTAAATGTCCAGGTCCTTTTGGAGCAACCATAAATACATTTACATCTTCTCTTGGTTGAATTTTCTTAAAGTGAATGTTGAAACCATGTCCAAATCCAAGGTAAGCACCTTTCTTTAAGTTTGGAGCTATACTATTAGTATAAGTATCTGCTTGAATTTCATCAGGTATTAATACCATAACTACATCTGCATCTTTAACTGCTTCTCCAGTTTCTTTTACAACAAATCCTGCTTCTTCAGCAACAGCCCAAGTCTTAGAATCTTTTCTAAGCCCGATAGTAACGTCCATTCCATTTTCTTTTAAGTTAAGTGCATGAGCATGTCCTTGAGAACCATAACCTAAAACTGTGATTTTCTTTCCTACTAATTTTTGTAAATTACAATCTGCATCATAATAAACTGTTGTTCCTAAAATATTTCCTGCCATTTTATAAATCCTCCTATACATTACATTTTAAATATAAATTATAAAAATAAGTGAGTTACATTACAAATTAATTATATTTAAGATTACTGCGACGTCCTATAATGGTGAAAGAGCCTTTGTGGAGCTCTAGAAGCATTATAGGCTGGCAAGTAATCGCTTGTTAGTAACGAACTATTTTTTTAATTACTTCACAATTAGCCAAGGTCTATTATTAGACCATTCAATTTTTAAATCTATACCATAAAGTTTTGATAGATTTTCTTCAGTTAAAACTTCAAATTTATTTCCTTGTGACATTATTTCTCCATTATCTAGTATAGCCACATGAGTAATAGAAGAGATTATCTCTTCTATCTGATGAGTTACATAGATAAATGGAATATCACTTTTACTTTCCTCTAAAGTTTTTAAAAATATTTCTCTTGCCCTTATGTCTAGCCCTGAACAAGGTTCATCTAAAATTAAAAGAGAAGGCTCATTCATAAAGGCTCTAGCAAGCAAGGTTTTTCTCTGTTCACCTTGAGATAAAGTGATATATTTATTTAATTTCAAATGAGATAGTTTAAAATCTTTTATAATATTATTGGCCTTTTCTCTATCTTTTTGAGTAATTTCTTGATAGATACCTATTGAGTTATATTTTCCTGATAGAACAATATTATTTAAAGTTTGATTATTTAAACTGTCAGAGAAAGTATTTAAACTTGAACTGACAAAACCAACTTTTTCTTTAACCTCTGCCCAAACACAAGTACCAAACTTCTTTTCAAAAACAGAAACTTCACCACTTGTAGCAAAGGTATATGCTGGTATCATAGATAAAAGAGTAGATTTCCCTGAACCATTTAGTCCAAGTAAAGCCCAATTTTCACCTTTTTTTATTTCCCAATTAATGTTTTTTAAAATTTCTCTACCATCTCTTCTAAAAGAAACATTTTTATATGATAAA harbors:
- the ilvC gene encoding ketol-acid reductoisomerase, yielding MYRRIYKMAGNILGTTVYYDADCNLQKLVGKKITVLGYGSQGHAHALNLKENGMDVTIGLRKDSKTWAVAEEAGFVVKETGEAVKDADVVMVLIPDEIQADTYTNSIAPNLKKGAYLGFGHGFNIHFKKIQPREDVNVFMVAPKGPGHLVRRTFQEGSGVPCLIAVYQDPSGDAKDVALAWASGIGGGRSGILETTFKQETETDLFGEQAVLCGGITELIKTGFEVLTEAGYDPVNAYFECLHEMKLIVDLIYEGGLAKMRHSISNTAEYGDFLTGPKIVTADTKKAMKEVLADIQSGKFADEFLADSKAGQPFLKAHRKAASEHQLEKVGQELRQLMSWIK
- a CDS encoding ABC transporter ATP-binding protein produces the protein MEKILSYKNVSFRRDGREILKNINWEIKKGENWALLGLNGSGKSTLLSMIPAYTFATSGEVSVFEKKFGTCVWAEVKEKVGFVSSSLNTFSDSLNNQTLNNIVLSGKYNSIGIYQEITQKDREKANNIIKDFKLSHLKLNKYITLSQGEQRKTLLARAFMNEPSLLILDEPCSGLDIRAREIFLKTLEESKSDIPFIYVTHQIEEIISSITHVAILDNGEIMSQGNKFEVLTEENLSKLYGIDLKIEWSNNRPWLIVK